In Oxyura jamaicensis isolate SHBP4307 breed ruddy duck chromosome 23, BPBGC_Ojam_1.0, whole genome shotgun sequence, a single window of DNA contains:
- the MATN1 gene encoding cartilage matrix protein — translation MDRIFSTVLLSLLLLLQSYGVWGAPPQPRGTLCRTKPTDLVFVIDSSRSVRPQEFEKVKVFMSRVIEGLDVGPNSTRVGVINYASAVKNEFSLKAHQTKAGLLQAVRRIEPLSTGTMTGLAIQFAISRAFSDSEGARLRSPNINKVAIVVTDGRPQDGVQDVSARARAAGIEIFAIGVGRVDMHTLRQIASEPLDDHVDYVESYSVIEKLTHKFQEAFCVVSDLCATGDHDCEQICISTPGSYKCACKEGFTLNNDGKTCSACSGGSGSALDLVFLIDGSKSVRPENFELVKKFINQIVESLEVSEKQAQVGLVQYSSSVRQEFPLGQFKNKKDIKAAVKKMDYMEKGTMTGQALKYLIDSSFSIANGARPGVPKVGIVFTDGRSQDYITDAAKKAKDLGFRMFAVGVGNAVEDELREIASEPVAEHYFYTADFRTISNIGKKLQMKICIEEDPCECKSIVKFQTKVEELIDSLQRKLEAVAKRIEALENKII, via the exons ATGGACAGGATTTTCTCCACCGTGCTGCTctctttgctgcttctcctccagaGCTATGGAGTTTGGGGGGCACCTCCGCAGCCCAGAG GCACCCTGTGTCGAACCAAACCCACCGACTTGGTGTTTGTCATCGACAGCTCTCGAAGCGTGCGCCCACAGGAGTTCGAGAAAGTCAAAGTCTTCATGTCCCGGGTGATCGAGGGACTGGACGTGGGCCCCAACTCCACCCGGGTGGGTGTGATCAATTACGCCAGTGCCGTCAAGAATGAGTTCTCCCTCAAGGCACACCAAACCAAAGCTGGGCTCCTGCAGGCGGTCCGGAGGATAGAGCCGCTCTCCACTGGGACTATGACTGGCCTGGCCATCCAATTCGCCATCAGCCGGGCTTTTAGTGACTCAGAAGGGGCCAGGCTGAGGTCTCCCAATATTAATAAG GTGGCGATTGTCGTGACCGACGGACGTCCCCAGGATGGAGTGCAGGATGTGTCAGCAAGGGCCAGAGCAGCTGGCATTGAGATCTTTGCCATCGGGGTTGGCCGGGTGGACATGCATACCCTGCGGCAAATTGCTAGCGAGCCCCTGGATGACCACGTGGACTATGTGGAGAGCTACAGTGTTATAGAGAAGCTGACCCACAAGTTTCAAGAAGCTTTCTGTG TGGTGTCAGACCTGTGTGCCACTGGAGACCATGACTGTGAGCAGATCTGTATCAGCACCCCAGGATCGTACAAGTGTGCTTGTAAAGAGGGTTTCACACTGAACAATGATGGGAAGACCTGCAGCG CTTGCAGTGGTGGGTCAGGATCTGCTCTGGATCTCGTTTTCCTGATTGATGGATCCAAGAGTGTACGGCCTGAGAACTTTGAGCTGGTGAAGAAATTCATCAACCAGATCGTGGAGTCGCTGGAGGTGTCAGAAAAACAGGCCCAAGTTGGCCTGGTTCAGTACTCCAGTTCTGTCAGGCAGGAGTTTCCTCTGGGGCAGTTCAagaacaagaaggacatcaaagCAGCGGTCAAGAAAATGGACTACATGGAGAAAGGAACGATGACAGGCCAGGCTCTGAAGTACCTCATTGACAGTTCCTTTTCCATTGCCAATGGCGCGAGGCCTGGGGTCCCAAAGGTGGGCATAGTGTTCACCGATGGACGGTCACAAGATTACATCACCGATGCTGCTAAGAAAGCCAAAGATTTAG GCTTTAGGATGTTTGCTGTGGGAGTTGGTAACGCAGTGGAGGATGAGCTGAGGGAAATCGCTTCAGAACCAGTAGCCGAGCACTACTTCTACACAGCTGACTTCAGAACCATCAGCAACATCGGGAAGAAGCTGCAAATGAAGATCTGCATTG AGGAAGATCCATGTGAATGTAAATCTATTGTGAAGTTCCAGACAAAAGTAGAAGAACTCATCGATTCATTGCAAAGGAAAT TGGAAGCTGTGGCAAAAAGGATTGAAGCCCTGGAGAACAAGATCATCTAA